The segment GTGGAGTGCGCGCCGTGGGCGTTGACGATGCTGCGGCCGGGCGGCTATGGCGTGTTGCCGCTGCTGCCGAAGGGCAATCACGCCGACGGCGATCTGCTGCCGAACGCGACGCTGATTCCCTGGACCTACACGGACCTGTCGCAGCCGGTGTGGGAGCTGCATCGGGATTTCATCGGGATTAACGTGGCGAAGGCGACCGAGCCCCAGAAGCTCGGCATCTCGAATTATCCCGGCTGGTCCGCCTACTGGAACGAAGGCGCGACGTTCGTGAAATATGCGCCCGTGGTGCCGGGCGCCACGTATCCGGATCTGGGCTGTGCCTTCGAGACGTTCACGAACGGCGAGATGATCGAGTTTGAAACGCTAGGTGTGTTCGGTCCGCTCGCCCCGGGCAAGACGATGACGCATGTCGAACACTGGACGGTGCTGGACGGACTCGTGCGGCCGAACACCGACGCGGCGTTTGCGAAGCTCGCGGCCGCGGTGAAACTGTGGGTGCGAAGTCTGAGGTAGGGCGCGGACTCCGCTCCGCGCCGTGACCCGTCGACGCGCGCGGCGGTGAACGGAGTCACCGCCCTACGATCCCAACCCATGCCACCGCTCCGGATTGTTTTTCTCGGTTCTGATCCGATCGCGCTGCCACTGCTGGAGTGGCTGGCGGGCGAGGGGCGCGCGATCGGCGAGATCGTCGTGGTGTTCACCCAGCCCGACCGTGCGGCCGGTCGCGGCCAGAAAATCACGCCGAACGCGATCAAGACCTGGGCGCTGGCGCGTGGGATTCCCGTGCTGCAGCCGGAGAAAGTGACCGACGAGGTCCGCACGCAGCTCGCTGGCTTCGCGCCTGACGTCTCGCTGGTCATGGCCTACGGGCACATCCTGCGCGACGAGTTCATCAGCACGCCGCGGCTCGGAACGCTGAACCTGCACACGTCGATCCTCCCCAAGTATCGCGGCGCGTCGCCGATCCAGACGGCGGTGGCGAGTGGCGACCGCCAGACGGGCGTCACGCTGATGCGGATGGTCCGAAAACTCGACGCGGGTCCCATCGGCGACGTGGAGCGCGTGGCCATCGAGCTGGACGACACTGCGCTCGACGTGGAGGCGAAGCTCGCGGCGGCCTGCGTGCCGCTGCTGCAACGAGCACTGCCGCGCCTGCGCGATGGCACGCTGGCGTTCGCGGCGCAGGATGACTCGGCGGCGAGTTATTGCCGCAAACTCGCGAAGGAGGATGGGGTGCTGGATTTCGCGATGTCGGCAGACGTTCTCGCGGCGCGGATCAACGGACTCTTCCCTTGGCCGGCCTGCTCCGTGGAGATTGCCCGGCAGCCAGTGAAATTCGGCGCGGCGACGGCGCGCGATCTCCCGCCTTCGGCCGTGGGCCGCGGCAAGCCGCCCGGCGAAGTGCTCGGCGCGGACACCGAGGGGCTGCTGATCTCGACCGGCGAGGGCGCGCTGTGCGTGCGACGGATGCAGCGGCCGGGCGGTCGAATGCTGCCGACGGCGGAGTTTTTGCGCGGCTTTCCCATTGCGGTCGGCATGCGGTTGCCTTCAGGGCCGATGCCGCCGCTGATCTCGGATGCGCCGTTTCCGCGACCGGCGCGGTAGCGAGCCCGCGCGAAAAACGTGCGACGCGGCGAGTGGCTGCACAACCCGCTTGTTTTCGGCACTAGTTTATCCAAGCTCGGCCCCCATGTGGAAAACGGTCTTGTGGGCCTTGGTGCTCGCGGCCAGTGCGAGCGCGCAAACCCCGTCGGTTGAACTGGCCAATCTGCGGGAAGACGTGCGCGGACTGGTGCAGCGCGTTGGTGAGCTTTCGCTGCGTGTCGAACAGCTCGAGCGCGAAAACACCCAGCTGCGTGCGCAGGCCGGTGAAGCGGGACGGTCCTACGCCACCGTGGCGCAGCTCAACGAAGCCGTGGCCGCGCTGAACCAGAGCATCCGCGCCAGCGCAGCGAGCACCCGGTCGGAGACGCTGCAGCAGGTGAGCGGGCAAATGGAAACGCTCGCGAAGCAAACCAACGCCGCGATCGACTCGCTGGCGAAAGGCCTGGCCACGCGCGCTCCGGTGCAGACGACGTTCACCGAAGATTATCCGAAGGAAGGCATCAGCTACACGGTGCAGCGCGGCGACACGCTCGCGGTCATCGCGCGCAAAACCGGCGCGAAGGTGCAGGACATCGTCAACGCGAACAAGATTTCCGATCCGTCCCGGATCAACGTCGGCCAGACCCTTTTTATCCCCGGAGGAAAGTAATTCATGTCCGCTGCTCCCAAATCCCGGCTCGGCCGTGGTCTTGGCGGTTTGATCGCCAGTGCCGCCCCCGCCGCTCCGCAACCTGCCGCCGCGTCCGCCGCGACTGCCCGTCCCGCTGCGCCGGCGCCCGAGGTGCCGGGGTATCAGGAAGTCGGCGTGCATCTGATCGAGCCCAGCCCCTATCAGGCGCGGCGCGAAATCCCGCCGGACCAGCTCAACGAACTGGCCGAGAGCATTCGCTCCGAAGGGCTGCTGCAACCGATCGTGGTGCGAAAGGTGGGCGAGAAATTTCAACTGATCGCGGGCGAGCGCCGCTGGCGCGCATTCCAGCAGCTGAAGATCAAGACCATCCCGGCGCGGGTCGTGGAGGCGAGCAACGCCTCGGCCGCGGCGCTCGGTTTGATCGAGAACTTGCAGCGCGAGGGACTGAATGCGATCGAGGAGGCGCACGGTTTTGCCAGCCTGATTCGCGATTTCGATCTCACGCAGGAAACCGCGGCGGATCGCGTGGGCAAAGCCCGCGCGACGGTGGCGAATTCGCTCCGGCTGCTCTCGCTCGATGGCGAGATTCAGGGCTTTATCGCGCGCAATCTGCTGACCGTCGGTCACGCGAAGGTGCTGCTCGGCATCGCCGATCCGGCGCAGCGCAGCCTGCTGGCGCGGCGGATCATTGAGGAAGGCCTGAGCGTCCGCGGCACGGAAAAGCTCGTGCTGGCCCGCAAGGCGGCCGGCGGACACACGCCGAAGGCGAAGAACCGGAATCTTCCCGCGAAGGACGCGGAGGCCGTGGCGGGCATTGAGAAAAAACTCACCTCGCATCTCGGGGCGCGCGTGGCCGTGCTGCACACGCCGAAGAAGGGCCGGATCGTCATCGAGTATCGCGGCAACGAGGATCTCCAGCGGCTGCTCGAGAAACTCGGGGTGGAAGCGTAGCGCGGTCGGGTGGTCAACAAAGCCCTGCCTTGTAGCCGGCCTCGGTGAGGCCGGGCCGGGGTCATCGACCCCGGCTACATTGTGAGGGTAGGCAGCAAGCCTGCGCCCCTACAAACCGATCACGCTTACACCAGCAGCAGCGCCGGCGCTTCGAGCACCTGCTTCAGCGCGCCGAGATATTGCGCGCCGACCGCACCGTCGACCACCCGGTGATCGCAGCTCAGCGTGAGCGTGATCGTCTGGCCGACGACGAGCTGGTCGTTCTTCACCACCGGTTTCTTGACCGTCGTGCCGACGGCGAGGATCGCGGCGTTCGGCGGATTGATGATCGCGGTGAACCGCGGGATGCCCATCATGCCGAGATTCGAGACGCAGAACGTGCCGCCGGTGAATTCCTCCGGCTTGAGCTTCTTCTCCTTCGCGCGCTTGCCGAGCGCCTTCGCCTCGGCGCTGATCGCGAAGATCGATTTCAGATGCGCATCCCGGATGACCGGCGTGATCAATCCGTCGTCCATCGCGACCGCGAACCCGACGTGCGCCGCGGCGAAGTAGCGGATCTGCGAGCCTTCCCACGACGAGTTGACCTGCGGCACCCGGCGCAGCGCTTCGGCGCTGGCTTTGAGGATGAAGTCGTTGACCGAGAGCTTCACGCCCTCGGCTTCCAGCGCGCGATTGAGCTGCTCGCGCAGCGCGAGCAACGGCTCGGCGTCGATCTCGATGTCGACGTAGAAGTGGGGCAATTGCGTCTTGGACTCGAGCAGCCGGCGCGCGATCGCGCCGCGCATGTTGGAGACGGCGACGGCGCGCTCTTCCTGAATTGGGCCGGTGCGCATCGGAGCGGCGCCGGTGAACGCCGCGCCACCCCCGCGAGGGGCCGCGCCGGCTTTGGCGCTGCCGGATTTTTCCGCGGCGAGAATGTCGGCGCGCACAATCCGGCCGCCCGGACCGGAACCCTGGACCTGTGCGGGATCGATGCCTTTCTCGGCGGCGAGCTTGCGGGCGAGCGGCGAAATCCGAACGCGACCGCCTGAAGGGGAGGGGGACGTAGCCGGGGCCGTCGGCGCCGGGCTGGGCTCGACGCGCCCGGCTGCAGGAGCGGGCTTCGCCGCCGGCTGCGCCTGGACCTCGTTCTTCGAGGTCGTCGAGGCGCCGGGCGACGTTGTGGTCGTGTCGTCCGCTTTTTTCTCCGGCTGCGGCGCGGCGGCGGGGGCCGCGGGTGCGGCCGGCGCTTCGACCTTCTCACCGGGCTTGCCGATCGCGCACAGCGGCGCACCGATGGCGACTTGCGAGCCGGCGGGGGCGAAGATCTTCAGCAGCGTACCGTCAAAAAAGCACTCCAACTCCATCGTAGCCTTGTCGGTTTCGACTTCGGCGAGCATGTCGCCCGTGGCAACGGTGTCGCCTTCGTTCTTCAGCCACTTGACCAGCGTGCCCACCGTCATGGTGTCGCT is part of the Opitutus terrae PB90-1 genome and harbors:
- the fmt gene encoding methionyl-tRNA formyltransferase gives rise to the protein MPPLRIVFLGSDPIALPLLEWLAGEGRAIGEIVVVFTQPDRAAGRGQKITPNAIKTWALARGIPVLQPEKVTDEVRTQLAGFAPDVSLVMAYGHILRDEFISTPRLGTLNLHTSILPKYRGASPIQTAVASGDRQTGVTLMRMVRKLDAGPIGDVERVAIELDDTALDVEAKLAAACVPLLQRALPRLRDGTLAFAAQDDSAASYCRKLAKEDGVLDFAMSADVLAARINGLFPWPACSVEIARQPVKFGAATARDLPPSAVGRGKPPGEVLGADTEGLLISTGEGALCVRRMQRPGGRMLPTAEFLRGFPIAVGMRLPSGPMPPLISDAPFPRPAR
- a CDS encoding pyruvate dehydrogenase complex dihydrolipoamide acetyltransferase, which gives rise to MANIIDMPKLSDTMTVGTLVKWLKNEGDTVATGDMLAEVETDKATMELECFFDGTLLKIFAPAGSQVAIGAPLCAIGKPGEKVEAPAAPAAPAAAPQPEKKADDTTTTSPGASTTSKNEVQAQPAAKPAPAAGRVEPSPAPTAPATSPSPSGGRVRISPLARKLAAEKGIDPAQVQGSGPGGRIVRADILAAEKSGSAKAGAAPRGGGAAFTGAAPMRTGPIQEERAVAVSNMRGAIARRLLESKTQLPHFYVDIEIDAEPLLALREQLNRALEAEGVKLSVNDFILKASAEALRRVPQVNSSWEGSQIRYFAAAHVGFAVAMDDGLITPVIRDAHLKSIFAISAEAKALGKRAKEKKLKPEEFTGGTFCVSNLGMMGIPRFTAIINPPNAAILAVGTTVKKPVVKNDQLVVGQTITLTLSCDHRVVDGAVGAQYLGALKQVLEAPALLLV
- a CDS encoding ParB/RepB/Spo0J family partition protein, whose protein sequence is MSAAPKSRLGRGLGGLIASAAPAAPQPAAASAATARPAAPAPEVPGYQEVGVHLIEPSPYQARREIPPDQLNELAESIRSEGLLQPIVVRKVGEKFQLIAGERRWRAFQQLKIKTIPARVVEASNASAAALGLIENLQREGLNAIEEAHGFASLIRDFDLTQETAADRVGKARATVANSLRLLSLDGEIQGFIARNLLTVGHAKVLLGIADPAQRSLLARRIIEEGLSVRGTEKLVLARKAAGGHTPKAKNRNLPAKDAEAVAGIEKKLTSHLGARVAVLHTPKKGRIVIEYRGNEDLQRLLEKLGVEA
- a CDS encoding LysM peptidoglycan-binding domain-containing protein; the protein is MWKTVLWALVLAASASAQTPSVELANLREDVRGLVQRVGELSLRVEQLERENTQLRAQAGEAGRSYATVAQLNEAVAALNQSIRASAASTRSETLQQVSGQMETLAKQTNAAIDSLAKGLATRAPVQTTFTEDYPKEGISYTVQRGDTLAVIARKTGAKVQDIVNANKISDPSRINVGQTLFIPGGK